One region of Mycobacterium riyadhense genomic DNA includes:
- a CDS encoding DUF3060 domain-containing protein produces MRSHHTALAFGLAAALTTFGLAGCSSTANPPGGTTSPAKPTTATTTTASGTAAPTTTTGATTTASIEIGNTLTYGSLGTTATLDCADGKSLNVAGSDNTLTVTGTCQTVTIGGANNKITFDKIEQRLSVVGLDNTITYKNGDPTIDNLGSGNSIKKE; encoded by the coding sequence ATGCGCTCCCACCACACCGCGCTCGCTTTCGGGTTGGCCGCAGCCCTGACAACGTTCGGGCTGGCCGGCTGCAGTTCGACCGCCAACCCACCGGGAGGAACCACCAGTCCCGCGAAGCCCACGACCGCAACGACGACGACCGCCAGCGGAACCGCCGCGCCCACAACCACAACCGGCGCGACGACAACGGCTTCGATCGAGATCGGCAACACGCTCACCTACGGCTCGCTCGGGACGACCGCGACCCTCGACTGCGCCGACGGGAAATCACTGAACGTGGCCGGCTCGGACAACACCCTGACCGTGACCGGTACCTGCCAGACGGTGACCATCGGCGGCGCGAACAACAAGATCACCTTCGACAAGATCGAACAGCGCCTCAGCGTGGTCGGGCTTGACAACACCATCACTTACAAAAACGGTGACCCGACAATCGACAATCTCGGTTCGGGCAACAGCATTAAGAAGGAGTGA
- a CDS encoding DUF3060 domain-containing protein translates to MNWTTVAGALATCVVTIAVTPAAPPPAAHAKNGDTHVTGQGLEQTLDCNESTLIVNGTSNIVTAKGTCWAVTVMGSSNTVVADTVVNDITVYGWDATVFYKNGDPFIWDRGRELGMVNRIQRVGP, encoded by the coding sequence GTGAACTGGACAACCGTCGCAGGGGCGCTGGCCACCTGCGTCGTCACCATCGCTGTAACCCCCGCCGCCCCACCACCGGCCGCGCACGCCAAGAACGGCGACACGCATGTCACCGGGCAGGGTCTCGAGCAGACCCTGGACTGCAACGAATCCACCCTGATTGTCAATGGCACCTCAAACATCGTCACCGCGAAGGGCACCTGCTGGGCGGTGACGGTCATGGGCTCGTCCAATACCGTCGTCGCCGACACCGTCGTCAACGACATCACCGTCTACGGTTGGGACGCGACGGTGTTCTACAAAAACGGTGACCCATTCATCTGGGACCGCGGCCGCGAACTGGGCATGGTCAACCGGATCCAGCGGGTAGGTCCGTGA
- a CDS encoding TetR/AcrR family transcriptional regulator, producing the protein MPAQPESPSVGSRPRGGKSPARPAKLSRECIVDGALTFLDREGWDSLTINALATQLGTKGPSLYNHVNSLEDLRRAVRIRVIDDIITMLNRVGEGRARDDAVLVMAGAYRSYAHHHPGRYSAFTRMPLGGDDPEYTAATRGAAAPVIAVLSSYGLDGDEAFYAALEFWSALHGFVLLEMTGVMDDIDTDAVFTDMVLRLAAGMERRTAPGGTRPS; encoded by the coding sequence ATGCCAGCACAGCCGGAATCACCGTCAGTGGGTAGCCGCCCACGTGGCGGCAAATCCCCGGCCCGCCCGGCCAAGTTGAGCCGCGAGTGCATCGTCGACGGCGCCCTGACCTTCCTGGACCGCGAGGGCTGGGACTCGCTGACCATCAATGCGCTGGCGACGCAGCTCGGGACCAAGGGGCCGTCGCTGTATAACCACGTGAACAGCCTGGAGGATTTGCGTCGCGCGGTGCGGATTCGGGTGATCGACGACATCATCACAATGCTGAACCGCGTCGGCGAGGGCCGTGCGCGCGATGACGCGGTGTTGGTCATGGCCGGTGCCTACCGCAGCTATGCCCACCACCACCCGGGCCGGTATTCGGCGTTCACCCGCATGCCGCTGGGCGGCGACGACCCCGAATACACCGCGGCAACCAGGGGCGCGGCCGCCCCGGTCATCGCGGTGTTGTCGTCCTACGGGTTAGACGGCGACGAGGCCTTCTACGCCGCGCTCGAGTTCTGGTCGGCATTGCACGGGTTCGTGTTGCTGGAAATGACTGGCGTCATGGACGACATCGATACTGACGCGGTGTTCACCGACATGGTGTTGCGGCTCGCGGCCGGCATGGAGCGGCGCACCGCGCCGGGCGGCACCAGGCCGAGCTGA
- the rpsL gene encoding 30S ribosomal protein S12, translating into MPTIQQLVRKGRRDKIGKVKTAALKGSPQRRGVCTRVYTTTPKKPNSALRKVARVKLTSQVEVTAYIPGEGHNLQEHSMVLVRGGRVKDLPGVRYKIIRGSLDTQGVKNRKQARSRYGAKKEKS; encoded by the coding sequence ATGCCAACCATTCAGCAGCTGGTCCGCAAGGGTCGTCGGGACAAGATCGGCAAGGTCAAGACCGCGGCTCTCAAGGGCAGCCCGCAACGCCGTGGCGTATGCACCCGCGTGTACACCACCACTCCGAAGAAGCCAAACTCGGCGCTTCGGAAGGTCGCACGTGTGAAGCTGACAAGTCAGGTTGAGGTCACGGCATACATCCCCGGTGAGGGCCACAACCTCCAGGAGCACTCGATGGTGCTGGTGCGTGGCGGCCGGGTGAAGGACCTGCCCGGTGTGCGGTACAAGATCATCCGCGGATCTCTGGACACCCAGGGCGTGAAGAACCGCAAGCAGGCTCGCAGCCGTTACGGCGCCAAGAAGGAGAAGAGCTAA
- the rpsG gene encoding 30S ribosomal protein S7 has product MPRKGPAPKRPLVNDPVYGSQLVTQLVNKVLLKGKKSLAERIVYGALEHAREKTGTDPVITLKRALDNVKPALEVRSRRVGGATYQVPVEVRPDRSTTLALRWLVSFSRQRREKTMIERLANEILDASNGLGASVKRREDTHKMAEANRAFAHYRW; this is encoded by the coding sequence ATGCCGCGCAAGGGGCCCGCGCCCAAGCGTCCGTTGGTCAACGACCCGGTCTACGGGTCGCAGCTGGTCACCCAATTGGTGAACAAAGTCCTGCTGAAGGGGAAGAAATCGCTGGCTGAGCGCATTGTTTATGGTGCGCTCGAGCACGCTCGCGAAAAGACCGGAACCGATCCCGTGATCACCCTCAAGCGCGCTCTCGACAACGTCAAGCCGGCCCTGGAGGTGCGTAGCCGCCGCGTCGGCGGTGCGACCTACCAGGTGCCGGTCGAGGTGCGTCCCGACCGGTCGACCACGCTGGCGCTGCGCTGGCTCGTCAGCTTCTCGCGGCAACGCCGGGAGAAGACGATGATCGAGCGCCTAGCAAACGAGATCCTGGATGCCAGCAACGGACTCGGGGCCTCCGTCAAGCGGCGTGAGGACACGCACAAGATGGCCGAGGCAAACCGCGCGTTCGCGCACTATCGCTGGTGA
- the fusA gene encoding elongation factor G, producing MAQKDVLTDLSRVRNFGIMAHIDAGKTTTTERILYYTGINYKIGEVHDGAATMDWMEQEQERGITITSAATTTFWKDNQLNIIDTPGHVDFTVEVERNLRVLDGAVAVFDGKEGVEPQSEQVWRQADKYDVPRICFVNKMDKIGADFYFSVRTMEERLGANAVPIQLPIGSEADFEGIVDLVEMNAKVWRGETKLGETYDTIEIPADLAERAEEYRTKLLEVVAETDEELLEKYLGGEELSVDEIKGAIRKLTIASEIYPVLCGSAFKNKGVQPMLDAVVDYLPSPLDVPPAIGHAPGKEEEEVVRNATTDEPFAALAFKIATHPFFGKLTYIRVYSGKVDSGAQVINATKGKKERLGKLFQMHSNKENPVETASAGHIYAVIGLKDTTTGDTLSDPSNQVVLESMTFPAPVIEVAIEPKTKSDQEKLSLSIQKLAEEDPTFKVHLDQETGQTVIGGMGELHLDILVDRMRREFKVEANVGKPQVAYKETIKRLVQNVEYTHKKQTGGSGQFAKVIINLEPFTGEEGATYEFESKVTGGRIPREYIPSVDAGAQDAMQYGVLAGYPLVNLKVTLLDGSYHEVDSSEMAFKIAGSQVLKKAAAQAQPVILEPIMAVEVTTPEDYMGDVIGDLNSRRGQIQAMEERAGARVVRAHVPLSEMFGYVGDLRSKTQGRANYSMVFDSYSEVPANVSKEIIAKATGE from the coding sequence GTGGCACAGAAGGACGTGCTGACCGACCTGAGCAGGGTCCGAAACTTCGGCATCATGGCGCACATCGATGCCGGCAAGACCACGACGACCGAACGCATCCTGTACTACACCGGCATCAACTACAAGATCGGTGAGGTCCACGACGGCGCCGCCACCATGGACTGGATGGAGCAGGAGCAGGAGCGCGGCATCACCATCACCTCCGCCGCGACCACGACGTTCTGGAAAGACAACCAGCTCAACATCATTGACACGCCTGGGCACGTGGACTTCACCGTCGAGGTGGAGCGCAACCTGCGCGTGCTTGACGGCGCGGTGGCAGTCTTTGATGGCAAGGAGGGCGTCGAACCCCAGTCCGAGCAGGTCTGGCGGCAGGCCGACAAATACGACGTCCCGCGCATCTGCTTCGTCAACAAGATGGACAAGATCGGCGCCGACTTCTACTTCTCGGTGCGCACCATGGAGGAGCGCCTCGGGGCCAACGCGGTGCCGATCCAGCTGCCCATCGGCTCCGAGGCCGACTTCGAGGGCATCGTCGACCTGGTCGAGATGAACGCCAAGGTGTGGCGCGGCGAGACGAAGCTCGGCGAGACCTACGACACCATCGAGATCCCCGCCGACCTGGCCGAGCGGGCCGAGGAGTATCGCACCAAGCTGCTCGAGGTGGTCGCGGAGACCGACGAGGAGCTGCTGGAGAAGTACCTGGGCGGCGAAGAACTCAGCGTCGACGAGATCAAGGGTGCGATCCGCAAGCTGACGATCGCTAGCGAGATCTACCCGGTGCTGTGCGGCAGTGCGTTCAAGAACAAGGGCGTGCAGCCGATGCTCGACGCCGTTGTCGACTACCTGCCGTCGCCGCTGGACGTGCCTCCCGCGATCGGGCATGCGCCGGGCAAGGAAGAAGAGGAGGTTGTCCGGAACGCGACAACCGACGAACCGTTCGCGGCGCTGGCGTTCAAGATCGCGACGCACCCGTTCTTCGGCAAGCTCACCTATATCCGGGTGTACTCCGGCAAGGTCGACTCCGGTGCCCAGGTCATCAACGCCACCAAGGGCAAGAAGGAGCGTCTGGGCAAGCTGTTCCAGATGCACTCCAACAAGGAAAACCCGGTGGAGACCGCGTCGGCGGGTCACATCTACGCGGTAATCGGGCTCAAGGACACCACCACCGGGGACACCCTGAGCGACCCCAGCAACCAGGTTGTACTGGAGTCGATGACCTTCCCGGCTCCGGTGATCGAGGTGGCCATCGAGCCGAAGACCAAGAGCGACCAGGAGAAGCTGAGCCTGTCGATTCAGAAGCTCGCCGAGGAGGACCCGACCTTCAAGGTGCACCTGGATCAGGAGACCGGCCAGACCGTGATCGGCGGCATGGGCGAGCTGCACCTGGACATCCTGGTGGACCGGATGCGCCGCGAGTTCAAGGTCGAGGCCAACGTCGGCAAGCCGCAAGTGGCCTACAAGGAGACCATCAAGCGGCTGGTGCAGAACGTCGAGTACACCCACAAGAAGCAGACGGGTGGCTCGGGCCAGTTCGCCAAGGTCATCATCAACCTCGAGCCGTTCACCGGCGAAGAGGGTGCGACCTACGAGTTCGAGAGCAAGGTCACTGGTGGGCGCATCCCGCGTGAGTACATCCCGTCGGTGGATGCCGGTGCGCAGGACGCCATGCAGTACGGCGTGTTGGCCGGCTACCCACTGGTGAACCTGAAGGTCACCTTGCTCGACGGCTCCTACCACGAGGTTGACTCCTCGGAAATGGCGTTCAAGATCGCGGGGTCACAAGTGCTCAAAAAGGCTGCGGCGCAGGCGCAGCCGGTGATCCTGGAACCGATCATGGCGGTCGAGGTGACCACACCCGAGGACTACATGGGTGACGTGATCGGCGACCTGAACTCCCGCCGTGGCCAGATCCAGGCCATGGAGGAGCGGGCTGGTGCGCGCGTCGTTCGGGCGCACGTGCCGCTGTCGGAGATGTTCGGCTATGTCGGCGACCTTCGGTCCAAGACTCAAGGCCGGGCGAACTACTCCATGGTGTTCGACTCGTACTCCGAAGTGCCGGCGAACGTGTCGAAGGAAATCATCGCTAAGGCGACTGGCGAGTAG
- the tuf gene encoding elongation factor Tu, with protein sequence MAKAKFQRTKPHVNIGTIGHVDHGKTTLTAAITKVLHDKFPDLNESKAFDQIDNAPEERQRGITINIAHVEYQTDKRHYAHVDAPGHADYIKNMITGAAQMDGAILVVAATDGPMPQTREHVLLARQVGVPYILVALNKADAVDDEELLELVEMEVRELLAAQEFDEDAPVVRVSALKALEGDAKWVASVEELMNAVDESIPDPVRETDKPFLMPVEDVFTITGRGTVVTGRVERGVINVNEEVEIVGIRPSTTKTTVTGVEMFRKLLDQGQAGDNVGLLLRGVKREDVERGQVVTKPGTTTPHTEFEGQVYILSKDEGGRHTPFFNNYRPQFYFRTTDVTGVVTLPEGTEMVMPGDNTNISVKLIQPVAMDEGLRFAIREGGRTVGAGRVTKIIK encoded by the coding sequence GTGGCGAAGGCGAAGTTCCAGCGGACCAAGCCCCACGTCAACATCGGGACCATCGGTCACGTTGACCACGGCAAGACCACCCTGACCGCGGCTATCACCAAGGTCCTGCACGACAAGTTCCCGGACTTGAACGAGTCCAAGGCGTTCGATCAGATCGACAACGCCCCCGAGGAGCGTCAGCGCGGTATCACGATCAACATCGCGCACGTGGAGTACCAGACCGACAAGCGCCACTACGCGCACGTCGACGCCCCGGGCCACGCCGACTACATCAAGAACATGATCACCGGCGCCGCCCAGATGGACGGCGCGATCCTGGTGGTCGCTGCCACCGACGGCCCGATGCCGCAGACCCGCGAGCACGTGCTGCTCGCCCGTCAGGTCGGCGTGCCCTACATCCTGGTCGCGCTGAACAAGGCCGACGCGGTCGACGACGAGGAGCTGCTGGAGCTCGTCGAGATGGAGGTGCGCGAACTGCTGGCCGCCCAGGAATTCGACGAGGACGCCCCGGTGGTGCGGGTGTCGGCGCTGAAGGCGCTCGAGGGCGACGCGAAGTGGGTCGCGTCCGTCGAGGAGCTGATGAACGCGGTCGACGAGTCGATCCCGGACCCGGTCCGCGAAACCGACAAGCCGTTCCTGATGCCCGTCGAGGACGTCTTCACCATCACCGGCCGCGGCACGGTGGTCACCGGTCGTGTGGAGCGCGGCGTGATCAACGTGAACGAGGAAGTCGAGATCGTCGGCATCCGCCCGTCCACCACCAAGACCACCGTCACCGGTGTGGAGATGTTCCGCAAGCTGCTCGACCAGGGCCAGGCCGGCGATAACGTCGGGCTGTTGCTGCGCGGTGTGAAGCGTGAGGACGTCGAGCGCGGCCAGGTCGTGACCAAGCCCGGCACCACCACGCCGCACACCGAGTTCGAAGGTCAGGTCTACATCCTGTCCAAGGACGAGGGTGGCCGGCACACGCCGTTCTTCAACAACTACCGTCCGCAGTTCTACTTCCGCACCACCGACGTGACGGGTGTGGTGACGCTGCCGGAGGGCACCGAGATGGTGATGCCCGGTGACAACACCAACATTTCGGTGAAGCTGATCCAGCCCGTCGCCATGGATGAGGGTCTGCGGTTCGCGATCCGTGAGGGTGGCCGCACCGTCGGCGCCGGCCGGGTCACCAAGATCATCAAGTAA
- a CDS encoding SHOCT domain-containing protein produces MLARYIKMQLLVLLCGGLVGPIFLIVYFTLGLGSLVSWMFYVGLIITVADVLVALALTNWGAKTAAKTAELERSGVLALAQITGLTETGTRINEQPVVKVHLHISGPGIMPFDSEDRVIASVTRLGNLTARKLVVLVNPTTQQYLIDWERSALVNGLVPAQFTVAEDNRTYDLSGQAGPLMEILQILKANGIPLNRMVDIRSNLALRQQIQAVVRRAAQQTPAAAGGPPAAGIQQASIAERLQELESLRASGVVNDDEYASRRAQIISEI; encoded by the coding sequence GTGTTGGCGCGCTATATCAAGATGCAGTTGTTGGTGCTGTTGTGCGGCGGCCTAGTCGGGCCGATCTTCTTGATCGTCTACTTCACCCTCGGGCTGGGCAGCCTGGTGTCGTGGATGTTCTATGTCGGTCTGATCATCACCGTGGCCGACGTGCTTGTTGCGCTCGCGCTGACCAACTGGGGAGCAAAGACCGCAGCTAAGACTGCGGAGCTGGAGCGAAGCGGGGTGTTGGCGCTCGCGCAAATCACCGGGCTCACCGAGACCGGGACCCGGATCAACGAGCAACCCGTCGTCAAAGTGCACCTGCACATTTCCGGGCCCGGAATCATGCCGTTCGACAGCGAAGACCGAGTCATCGCCAGCGTAACCCGACTTGGGAATCTGACGGCCCGCAAACTGGTCGTGCTGGTCAATCCGACAACTCAGCAATACCTCATCGACTGGGAGCGAAGCGCTTTGGTCAACGGGCTGGTGCCCGCGCAGTTCACCGTCGCCGAAGACAACCGGACCTACGACCTCAGTGGACAGGCCGGTCCGTTGATGGAGATTCTGCAGATCCTCAAGGCCAACGGCATACCGCTCAATCGGATGGTCGACATCCGGTCGAATCTCGCGCTACGTCAGCAGATCCAAGCCGTGGTACGCCGCGCGGCCCAGCAGACACCGGCGGCCGCGGGCGGGCCACCCGCCGCCGGAATCCAGCAAGCGTCGATCGCCGAACGGCTGCAAGAGTTGGAATCGTTGCGTGCCAGCGGCGTGGTGAACGACGACGAATACGCTAGCAGGCGGGCTCAGATCATCTCCGAAATCTGA
- a CDS encoding mycofactocin-coupled SDR family oxidoreductase: MGSLQGRVAFVTGAARAQGRSHAVRLAREGADIIALDICAPVSASLTYPPATPEDLNETVRAVEAEGRKVLAREADIRDDAALRQLVADGVEQFGRLDILVANAGVLGWGRVWELTDEQWDTVIGVNLTGTWRTLRATVPAMIEAGNGGSIVVVSSSAGLKATPGNGHYAASKHGLVALTNTLAIELGEYGIRVNSIHPYSVDTPMIEPEAMMQVFAKHPRFVHSFPPMPLQYKGFMTSDEVSDVVVWLAGDGSGTLSGTQIPVDKGALKY; encoded by the coding sequence ATGGGATCACTGCAAGGGCGGGTGGCGTTCGTCACCGGCGCCGCCCGTGCCCAAGGCCGGTCACACGCGGTTCGGTTGGCCCGAGAAGGTGCCGACATCATCGCCCTAGATATCTGCGCGCCGGTGTCTGCCAGCCTGACCTATCCGCCAGCGACCCCGGAGGACCTCAACGAGACCGTGCGCGCGGTGGAAGCCGAGGGCCGCAAGGTGCTGGCCCGAGAGGCTGACATCCGCGACGACGCGGCGCTGCGGCAACTGGTCGCCGACGGTGTCGAGCAATTCGGCCGCCTCGACATTCTGGTGGCCAACGCAGGAGTGCTGGGCTGGGGCCGGGTCTGGGAACTCACCGATGAACAGTGGGACACGGTCATCGGCGTCAACCTGACCGGCACCTGGCGCACCCTTCGGGCCACGGTGCCCGCGATGATCGAGGCCGGCAACGGAGGTTCCATCGTGGTCGTCAGCTCTTCGGCGGGTCTGAAGGCGACGCCGGGCAATGGCCATTACGCCGCCAGCAAGCACGGCCTGGTCGCGCTGACCAACACGCTGGCGATCGAGCTTGGCGAATACGGGATCCGGGTCAACTCCATCCATCCCTACTCGGTCGACACCCCGATGATCGAGCCGGAGGCGATGATGCAGGTGTTCGCCAAGCATCCCCGCTTCGTGCACAGCTTCCCGCCAATGCCGTTGCAGTACAAGGGCTTCATGACTTCCGACGAGGTATCCGATGTCGTTGTGTGGCTCGCGGGTGACGGCTCGGGCACATTGTCGGGCACCCAGATTCCAGTGGACAAGGGCGCCTTGAAGTACTGA
- a CDS encoding NAD(P)/FAD-dependent oxidoreductase produces MAENGIVIVGGGLGAARTAEQLRRAGYAGRLTIVSDEVHLPYDRPPLSKEVLRSEVDDVALKPREFYDEKDITLRLGAAASSLDTAAQTVTLADGTVLGYDELVIATGLVPRRIPSFSDLEGIRVLRSYDECMALREHASSAKHAVVVGAGFIGCEVAASLRGLGVDVVLVEPQPTPLASVLGERIGALVTRLHRDEGVDVRTGLGVAEVRGERHVDTVVLTDGTEVPADLVVVGIGSHPATDWLQGSGIEIDNGVICDEAGRTSAPNVWALGDVASWRDATGHQVRVEHWSNVADQARVVVPAMLGNDVPSNVVVPYFWSDQYDVKIQCLGEPEATDTVHLVEDDGRKFLAYYERDGVLVGVVGGGLPGKVMKVRAKIAAGTPISEVLD; encoded by the coding sequence GTGGCCGAAAATGGGATCGTGATCGTCGGCGGCGGACTGGGCGCGGCCAGAACCGCCGAGCAACTGCGTCGAGCGGGTTATGCGGGCCGCCTCACCATTGTCAGCGACGAGGTGCACTTACCCTACGATCGGCCGCCGCTGTCCAAGGAGGTGTTGCGCAGCGAGGTCGACGATGTGGCGCTCAAACCGCGCGAGTTTTACGACGAGAAGGACATCACGCTGCGCCTGGGTGCGGCGGCATCCAGCCTGGACACCGCCGCCCAGACGGTCACCCTTGCAGATGGAACCGTGCTGGGGTACGACGAACTCGTGATCGCGACCGGTTTGGTGCCGCGCCGCATTCCGTCATTTTCCGATCTCGAGGGCATTCGGGTGTTGCGGTCGTACGACGAATGCATGGCGCTGCGTGAGCACGCGTCGTCGGCCAAGCACGCCGTTGTCGTTGGTGCCGGCTTCATCGGCTGTGAAGTCGCGGCCAGTCTGCGCGGCCTCGGTGTGGACGTGGTGCTGGTCGAGCCGCAGCCGACGCCGCTGGCCTCGGTTCTGGGCGAGCGGATCGGCGCGCTGGTGACGCGACTGCACCGGGACGAGGGGGTCGATGTGCGCACCGGCCTCGGGGTGGCAGAAGTGCGGGGAGAGCGACACGTCGACACCGTGGTGCTCACCGATGGCACGGAGGTGCCCGCCGATCTGGTGGTTGTCGGCATCGGGTCACACCCGGCGACCGATTGGCTGCAAGGCAGTGGCATCGAGATCGACAACGGCGTGATCTGCGATGAAGCCGGGCGCACCAGCGCGCCGAACGTGTGGGCGCTCGGCGATGTCGCCTCGTGGCGTGACGCGACGGGACACCAAGTGCGCGTGGAACATTGGAGCAACGTCGCCGACCAGGCTCGTGTGGTGGTGCCGGCGATGTTGGGCAACGACGTGCCGTCCAACGTGGTCGTGCCGTATTTCTGGAGCGACCAGTATGACGTCAAGATCCAGTGCCTGGGCGAGCCGGAGGCCACCGACACCGTCCACCTGGTCGAGGACGACGGCCGCAAGTTCCTGGCTTACTACGAGCGCGACGGTGTGCTGGTCGGTGTGGTCGGCGGCGGGTTACCCGGCAAGGTGATGAAGGTCCGCGCCAAGATCGCCGCCGGAACGCCGATCTCGGAAGTGCTGGACTGA
- a CDS encoding VOC family protein, with the protein MSDPMRVLHTDDLPVQPDPAFAAQLRRRLESALSLPQGVVMTEVSEAPPRPAALPYLCVANARAAIAWYTDALGGAVVGDPIVMDDGRIGHAEIEIAGGVLYLADEYPELGLKAPEPQAVSVSLMLHVLDTDAALQRTREHGATVVREIEENYGTRNATIIDPFGHRWMLSGPIRAPIRHGDIGYVSVRVPDAERAAAFYGHVLGWTYDPATHRVINTDLPTGIYASPGTPTLFCCYAVTNLEAARRAIAEAGGVAGETRQTEHGSILDATDSQGAAFAVFEPAADRKRLALNGSGPGELSYVTYEVSDSTAFRDFYGRVLGWNFEPGRIADGWQVQATHPMAGVAGGSTRPATVPMWTVADIDAAVARVREAGGAVLAEPARQPYGITAECSDDQGARFYLGEL; encoded by the coding sequence ATGAGTGACCCAATGCGCGTGCTGCACACCGACGACCTTCCGGTGCAACCCGATCCGGCGTTCGCCGCGCAACTACGGCGGCGCCTGGAATCGGCACTTTCCCTACCGCAAGGAGTTGTCATGACCGAAGTTTCCGAGGCACCGCCACGCCCGGCCGCGCTGCCCTACCTCTGCGTCGCCAACGCACGTGCGGCCATCGCCTGGTACACCGACGCCCTCGGCGGGGCCGTAGTTGGAGATCCAATCGTTATGGACGACGGGCGAATTGGGCACGCCGAGATCGAGATAGCCGGCGGAGTACTGTACCTGGCCGACGAATATCCAGAACTCGGGCTGAAAGCTCCTGAACCGCAGGCGGTCTCGGTCAGCCTAATGCTGCATGTGCTCGACACCGACGCGGCATTGCAGCGAACCCGCGAACACGGCGCCACCGTCGTGCGCGAGATCGAGGAGAACTACGGCACCCGCAACGCGACCATCATCGATCCGTTCGGTCACCGTTGGATGCTCAGTGGACCCATCAGGGCGCCGATCCGGCACGGCGACATCGGATACGTCTCGGTGCGAGTTCCCGACGCCGAGCGCGCGGCCGCGTTCTACGGACACGTCTTGGGCTGGACCTACGATCCGGCGACACATCGGGTGATCAATACCGACCTTCCGACGGGAATCTACGCCAGCCCCGGTACCCCAACCCTGTTCTGCTGCTACGCCGTGACCAATCTGGAAGCCGCCCGCCGGGCGATCGCCGAAGCAGGCGGCGTGGCGGGCGAAACCCGTCAAACCGAGCACGGCAGCATCCTGGACGCCACCGATTCCCAAGGGGCGGCGTTCGCGGTCTTTGAGCCCGCTGCGGACCGGAAACGTCTGGCGCTCAACGGATCCGGGCCTGGTGAGCTGTCATATGTCACCTACGAGGTATCCGATTCGACGGCGTTTCGCGACTTCTACGGCCGGGTGCTGGGCTGGAACTTTGAGCCCGGCCGCATCGCGGACGGCTGGCAGGTGCAGGCCACCCATCCGATGGCTGGTGTGGCGGGCGGCAGCACCCGTCCGGCCACCGTGCCGATGTGGACGGTCGCCGACATCGACGCCGCGGTCGCGCGGGTTCGGGAGGCCGGTGGCGCCGTGCTGGCCGAGCCTGCGCGTCAGCCATACGGGATAACCGCCGAGTGCAGCGACGATCAGGGCGCGCGCTTCTACTTGGGTGAGCTCTAG
- a CDS encoding RNA polymerase sigma factor, with protein sequence MSAQADRYRDAACALLALYDEALPVVYGYFVRRCSDRGTAEDLTSETFLAACETVRAAAPTSDPPPMEIPWLIGVARHKLADHYRRRRDPVPVAEPPEPVDGLDNWDDWDAELDRMVAESVLARLTEPHRTVLVLRYMDDCTVGECAELIGRTVHATEALLVRARRAFRKQYPEGGTS encoded by the coding sequence GTGAGCGCCCAAGCGGACCGCTATCGCGACGCTGCCTGCGCGCTGTTGGCGCTGTACGACGAGGCTCTTCCGGTGGTGTACGGGTACTTCGTCCGGCGCTGTAGTGATCGCGGGACGGCCGAGGACTTGACGTCAGAGACGTTTCTGGCGGCTTGCGAGACAGTGCGCGCTGCGGCACCCACGAGCGATCCGCCGCCGATGGAGATTCCATGGCTGATCGGCGTGGCCCGCCACAAGCTGGCTGACCACTATCGGCGCCGCCGTGACCCCGTGCCGGTCGCCGAGCCGCCGGAGCCGGTTGACGGCTTGGACAACTGGGACGACTGGGACGCCGAGCTGGACCGCATGGTCGCCGAGAGCGTGCTGGCCCGGCTGACCGAACCACACCGCACGGTGCTGGTGCTGCGCTACATGGACGACTGCACCGTCGGCGAGTGCGCCGAGCTGATTGGGCGAACCGTGCACGCCACCGAAGCGCTGTTGGTGCGGGCCCGAAGGGCGTTCCGAAAGCAGTATCCGGAGGGAGGCACGTCATGA